A genome region from Portunus trituberculatus isolate SZX2019 chromosome 18, ASM1759143v1, whole genome shotgun sequence includes the following:
- the LOC123505701 gene encoding probable G-protein coupled receptor No18: MAILEVNESGAVSTLYETDMNVSDLEEDNVLSSDVGYNLNITMPLWEIVLTVISLSVIIMFIIVGNVLVILSVFTYRPLRIVQNFFIVSLAVADLTVAVFVLPFNVAYSIIGKWIFGIHLCEMWLTCDILCCTASILNLCAIALDRYWAITDPINYAQKRTLKRVLIMIGLVWAISVIICLPPLFGWNDWPETFTPDTPCILTQEKGFVIYSSSGSFYCPLLIMTMVYFKIFTATRRRLRERAKASKLNQIPNTGKSKMPREEDSAVSENGQNGYNDNCRKNLVQKKRRKKKKAMAVQATNAITTTTTTTTCGNTVTATTTLTTALSPPHMTESSLTDNDVSNNQRDESSPTEEKRGAGVVITVNPKSGNQIHQFIEEKQKISLSKERRAARTLGIIMGSFVICWLPFFLMYVIKPFCTTCPDPNDKVVNFIVWLGYINSSLNPVIYTIFNMDFRRAFARILRCPNAAMI, translated from the coding sequence ATGGCTATCCTGGAGGTGAACGAGAGCGGCGCCGTGTCCACCTTGTATGAGACGGACATGAACGTGTCTGACCTGGAGGAGGATAATGTGTTGAGCAGCGACGTGGGCTACAATCTCAACATCACCATGCCGCTGTGGGAGATTGTGCTCACCGTTATCTCCCTTAGCGTCATCATTATGTTCATTATCGTCGGTAACGTGCTCGTCATCCTGTCAGTGTTCACATACCGCCCGCTGAGAATAGTCCAGAACTTCTTCATCGTGTCGTTGGCCGTGGCGGACCTGACCGTGGCAGTGTTCGTGCTGCCCTTCAACGTGGCCTACAGCATCATAGGCAAGTGGATCTTCGGCATCCACTTGTGTGAGATGTGGCTCACGTGCGACATCCTGTGTTGCACGGCCTCCATCCTCAACCTGTGCGCCATCGCCCTGGACCGCTACTGGGCCATCACAGATCCCATCAATTACGCCCAAAAGCGAACACTGAAGCGTGTACTGATCATGATCGGCTTGGTGTGGGCCATCAGCGTCATCATCTGCCTGCCACCCCTATTCGGCTGGAACGACTGGCCAGAGACATTCACACCGGACACGCCGTGCATCCTGACACAGGAGAAAGGCTTCGTCATCTACTCCTCCTCGGGCTCCTTCTACTGCCCACTGCTCATCATGACGATGGTCTACTTCAAGATCTTTACGGCTACGCGGCGGCGACTGCGGGAACGTGCCAAGGCCTCAAAACTCAACCAAATCCCCAACACAGGCAAGTCCAAGATGCCGCGCGAGGAAGACTCCGCCGTCAGCGAGAACGGCCAGAACGGCTACAACGACAACTGCAGGAAAAACTTGGTGCAGAAAAAGCGacgcaaaaagaagaaagccatGGCCGTTCAGGCCACCAatgccatcaccactaccactactaccacaacttgCGGCAACACAGTGACGGCCACCACCACGCTGACCACGGCACTGAGCCCGCCCCACATGACCGAGAGCTCCCTCACTGACAACGACGTAAGCAACAACCAGAGGGACGAGTCCTCCCCAACTGAGGAGAAGCGCGGCGCGGGCGTGGTGATCACCGTAAACCCTAAGAGCGGCAATCAGATCCATCAGTTCATCGAGGAGAAGCAAAAGATCTCACTGTCCAAAGAGCGCCGCGCCGCCAGGACGCTGGGCATCATCATGGGCTCTTTCGTTATCTGCTGGCTGCCCTTCTTCCTCATGTACGTGATCAAGCCCTTTTGCACCACGTGCCCAGATCCCAACGACAAGGTGGTCAACTTCATTGTGTGGCTCGGCTACATCAACTCGTCGCTCAACCCTGTCATCTACACCATCTTTAACATGGACTTCCGCAGAGCCTTCGCTAGAATCCTGAGGTGTCCCAACGCGGCCATGATTTGA